In Horticoccus luteus, the following proteins share a genomic window:
- a CDS encoding DNA-binding domain-containing protein: MRPLPAAAPGRIQSLHDLHSLQRVMFAAVSRPLSAQDRAQRRWVDGRATHAVVKTFARDTGRLSALDRIEIYNRMYWFRLLDSLGEDFPGLRMHLGEARFLRLARAYIATHPSRSFTLRDLGRHLPRFIAAQPRHTAPHTAAARNLAAFEWAQIVAFDAAARAPVSVRRMRTADPLTLRLALQPCLTLLRLSFAVDDYLLALKQHDSALRTAASQTVRPGRRTAKGLAGPRLRAATTFLAVHRFQNQIYFRRLAPSEFRLLRALARGQPLADACGAAFRSSRTCAEEQAALIREWFEHWTRLGWLCARE, from the coding sequence GTGCGCCCCTTGCCTGCGGCGGCCCCCGGCCGGATTCAGTCACTGCATGACTTGCATTCGTTGCAGCGCGTGATGTTTGCCGCCGTCAGTCGCCCGCTCTCGGCGCAGGATCGCGCGCAACGCCGCTGGGTTGATGGACGCGCCACGCACGCCGTGGTAAAAACCTTTGCGCGCGACACGGGCCGCTTGTCGGCGCTCGATCGCATCGAAATCTACAACCGCATGTATTGGTTTCGCCTGCTCGATTCCCTCGGCGAAGACTTTCCCGGGCTGAGGATGCATTTGGGTGAAGCGCGATTTCTGCGTCTCGCCCGAGCCTACATCGCAACCCATCCCTCTCGTTCGTTCACTCTGCGCGATCTCGGCCGTCACCTGCCACGCTTCATCGCGGCGCAACCACGCCACACGGCACCGCATACGGCCGCAGCGCGCAATCTTGCAGCGTTCGAGTGGGCGCAGATCGTCGCCTTCGATGCCGCCGCGCGCGCGCCCGTTTCGGTTCGGCGAATGCGCACTGCGGATCCTCTCACGCTCCGCCTCGCCCTGCAACCGTGTCTCACCCTGCTCCGTCTGTCCTTCGCGGTCGACGATTACTTGCTCGCCTTGAAGCAGCACGACTCGGCTTTGCGCACTGCGGCGAGCCAGACAGTGCGTCCCGGCCGCCGCACCGCCAAGGGCCTCGCCGGTCCGCGGCTCCGCGCCGCGACCACGTTCCTCGCCGTGCACCGGTTTCAAAATCAAATATATTTCCGGCGCCTTGCTCCCTCCGAATTCCGCCTCTTGCGCGCGCTGGCAAGAGGTCAGCCGCTTGCTGACGCCTGCGGCGCGGCCTTTCGTTCTTCCCGGACGTGCGCCGAAGAACAAGCCGCCTTGATCCGCGAGTGGTTTGAGCATTGGACGCGCCTCGGCTGGTT
- a CDS encoding DUF692 domain-containing protein, which yields MPANRFNNFTDYGIGIGLRVPHYQHILRQKPTVDWFEIISENYLVDGGRPLEVLDQILEQYRVVQHGVSLYFGSADRLNRDHLRRLKALVRRTKTPWLSDHLCWGSIDGTYTHDLLPIPYTRIAAQHAAAKIREAQDFLEVPICVENVSSYTEFTASEMTEWEFLNEVVDQADCGVLLDVNNIYVSSRNHDFDPRTYIDAVPAERVAQIHIAGHTKFERYVLDTHDHPVIDPVWKLYDRAVRRCGATATLLEWDDRIPSFEEVHAEALKADRFLSSVTAPATAIARS from the coding sequence ATGCCTGCGAATCGCTTCAACAACTTCACTGACTACGGCATCGGCATCGGACTGCGCGTGCCGCACTACCAGCACATCCTGCGGCAGAAGCCGACGGTCGATTGGTTTGAGATCATCTCTGAAAACTACCTTGTCGACGGAGGTCGGCCCTTGGAAGTGCTCGATCAGATTCTGGAGCAATACCGTGTCGTGCAGCACGGCGTGTCGCTCTATTTCGGCTCGGCCGATCGTCTGAACCGCGACCATCTCCGCCGGTTGAAAGCGCTGGTCCGCCGGACAAAAACGCCTTGGCTAAGCGACCACCTTTGTTGGGGCAGCATCGACGGCACCTACACGCACGATTTGCTCCCGATTCCCTACACCCGAATCGCCGCCCAGCACGCCGCCGCGAAGATTCGCGAGGCGCAGGATTTTCTCGAAGTGCCGATCTGCGTGGAGAACGTCAGCAGCTACACCGAATTCACGGCCTCGGAAATGACCGAGTGGGAGTTTCTCAACGAAGTCGTCGACCAGGCCGATTGCGGCGTGCTGCTGGACGTGAACAACATTTACGTCTCTTCCCGCAACCACGACTTCGATCCGCGCACCTACATCGATGCGGTGCCGGCCGAACGGGTCGCGCAGATTCACATCGCCGGCCACACCAAATTCGAGCGCTACGTCCTCGATACGCACGACCATCCGGTGATCGATCCCGTGTGGAAACTTTACGACCGCGCCGTCCGGCGCTGCGGCGCTACGGCCACGTTGCTCGAATGGGATGATCGCATTCCCTCGTTCGAAGAAGTGCATGCGGAAGCACTGAAGGCTGATCGCTTTCTCTCGTCCGTCACCGCCCCGGCGACTGCGATCGCGCGCTCCTGA
- a CDS encoding inositol monophosphatase family protein, translated as MADSELHSRIAQGRRAVLAQTDLLHEGFGRVASQWKTDGTRVTAVDLAISENIMRAVQAEFDDDFFSEELTLASGPVPLTKRFAWVLDPIDGTNNFVTGLAHCAISLALLDAGEPVYGFVYDLSRRTLIEGGPGFGVSDGERRTEVVQTVPDPQSLIGFHSPYDRNFARHAAVLAENFKIRALGSSTLHLAYVATGALAGVVDHNVKIWDIAAAVALLRGAGGEIAFLNGEQLPLRHFDLHMGRIFYVAGNAAMTTRLRQLMACGSQDVGQT; from the coding sequence ATGGCAGACTCCGAACTTCACTCCCGCATTGCGCAGGGCCGGCGGGCAGTGCTCGCCCAAACCGACCTCTTACACGAAGGGTTTGGGCGGGTGGCCAGCCAGTGGAAAACAGATGGGACGCGCGTGACCGCGGTGGATCTGGCGATCTCCGAAAACATCATGCGCGCGGTGCAGGCGGAGTTTGATGATGATTTTTTCAGCGAGGAGCTGACGCTGGCGAGTGGACCGGTGCCGCTGACCAAACGTTTCGCGTGGGTGCTCGATCCGATCGATGGCACCAATAATTTCGTGACCGGGCTCGCGCATTGCGCCATTTCGCTGGCGCTGCTCGACGCCGGCGAACCGGTTTATGGATTCGTTTATGACTTATCGCGCCGCACGTTGATCGAGGGCGGACCGGGTTTCGGAGTTTCGGATGGCGAGCGGCGGACGGAAGTGGTGCAGACGGTCCCCGACCCGCAGAGCTTGATCGGATTTCACAGCCCATATGACCGGAACTTCGCGCGACATGCAGCGGTGCTGGCGGAGAACTTCAAGATTCGCGCACTCGGCAGCAGCACCTTGCACCTGGCCTACGTGGCGACGGGCGCACTCGCCGGCGTGGTGGACCACAACGTGAAGATATGGGATATCGCGGCAGCGGTGGCGTTGTTGCGAGGCGCGGGTGGAGAAATTGCGTTTCTCAACGGCGAACAACTTCCGCTGCGCCACTTCGATTTGCACATGGGCCGCATCTTCTACGTTGCGGGCAACGCGGCGATGACGACGCGGCTGCGACAACTGATGGCGTGCGGATCGCAGGACGTTGGTCAGACCTGA
- a CDS encoding MBL fold metallo-hydrolase: MKLTDLNRDGGIGANSLFVQIGDLNILIDSGLNPKKVGRLASPDLAPLRGVTLDLIIITHCHLDHIGSLPVVMREHPDTPVLMTTSSRIIIERMLHNSASVMLRQREDENIPDYPLFTHEEIDRCAKRFVGLPFGHAKKFHTAKDEIEIILHRAGHVAGAAGVELRHKHRAIFFTGDVLFDDQRTLKGAEFPAGHFDTLVTETTRGTTERPADKSRSAELDRLVKSINDTIQRGGSFVIPVFALGRMQEILTIIYDARKFGRLIECPIYASGLGMDLADYFDEISRKTKHVQFNRGIIKELKIKPTPRKLNAGEDPQQNALYIISSGMLVERTPSYTLASGMVGHARNTIGFVGYCDPDTPGGQLQLAKPGDTFLFETVHVKAKVKARIERFELSGHADREQLVEFAVQTGARSVVLTHGDPPARAWFAEQLATLMPNARVLDPVPLQTYQV, encoded by the coding sequence ATGAAGCTTACTGACTTGAACCGTGACGGCGGCATTGGCGCCAATTCCCTCTTCGTCCAAATTGGCGACCTCAACATCCTGATCGATTCCGGACTCAATCCGAAAAAAGTCGGGCGTCTTGCCTCGCCGGATTTGGCACCGCTCCGAGGCGTCACTCTGGATTTGATCATCATCACGCACTGCCATCTCGATCACATCGGCAGTCTGCCCGTCGTGATGCGAGAGCACCCGGATACGCCGGTGCTCATGACCACCTCGAGCCGGATCATCATCGAACGCATGCTGCATAATTCGGCCAGCGTGATGCTGCGTCAGCGCGAAGATGAAAACATTCCCGACTATCCGCTCTTCACGCACGAGGAAATCGACCGGTGCGCGAAGCGCTTTGTCGGGTTGCCGTTCGGGCACGCCAAGAAGTTTCACACGGCGAAAGATGAAATCGAAATCATTCTTCATCGCGCCGGGCATGTCGCCGGTGCCGCCGGCGTCGAACTTCGCCACAAACATCGCGCCATCTTCTTTACCGGCGACGTTCTCTTCGATGACCAACGCACCTTGAAAGGTGCGGAGTTTCCCGCTGGGCATTTTGACACCCTCGTCACCGAGACGACCCGCGGCACCACTGAGCGCCCGGCCGACAAAAGCCGCAGCGCGGAGCTGGACCGCCTCGTGAAAAGCATCAACGACACCATTCAACGCGGCGGATCGTTCGTGATCCCCGTCTTCGCGCTCGGCCGCATGCAGGAAATTCTCACGATCATCTACGACGCGCGAAAGTTCGGCCGGCTCATCGAATGTCCGATTTACGCGTCCGGACTCGGGATGGACTTGGCCGACTACTTCGACGAAATCAGCCGCAAGACCAAGCACGTGCAGTTCAACCGGGGCATCATAAAAGAGCTCAAAATCAAGCCCACGCCGCGCAAGTTGAACGCCGGCGAAGATCCCCAGCAAAACGCGCTCTACATCATCAGCTCGGGCATGCTCGTGGAGCGCACGCCCAGCTACACCCTGGCCTCCGGCATGGTCGGTCACGCGCGCAACACGATTGGCTTCGTCGGCTACTGCGATCCCGACACCCCCGGCGGCCAGCTCCAGCTCGCCAAGCCCGGAGACACGTTTCTTTTCGAGACGGTGCACGTTAAAGCGAAGGTGAAGGCCCGCATCGAGCGCTTCGAACTCTCCGGACATGCGGATCGCGAGCAGCTCGTCGAGTTCGCGGTCCAGACGGGTGCGCGCAGCGTCGTCCTCACTCATGGCGATCCGCCTGCCCGCGCGTGGTTCGCCGAGCAACTCGCCACTCTGATGCCCAACGCGCGGGTGCTCGATCCCGTGCCCCTGCAAACGTATCAGGTCTGA
- a CDS encoding Co(2+)/Mg(2+) efflux protein ApaG, translating to MSCSSEHVPGLTAHLDKLCYHHGGASLPADKPHAFVYFITIQNRSPRTVTLLGRKWIIEQSDGTRLVIEGDRIVGETPRLPPGEQFSYNSYHVTGCAARAFGSFHGVDEMNRRVHVVLPPFDLVIPHDA from the coding sequence GTGTCTTGCAGCTCTGAACACGTGCCCGGGCTTACCGCCCATCTGGACAAACTTTGCTACCATCACGGCGGCGCGAGTCTGCCCGCCGACAAGCCGCACGCGTTCGTCTACTTCATCACGATTCAAAATCGCTCACCCCGCACCGTGACACTGCTGGGCCGCAAGTGGATTATCGAACAAAGCGACGGCACGCGCCTTGTGATTGAGGGAGATCGCATCGTCGGCGAAACGCCGCGCCTGCCCCCGGGCGAGCAATTCTCCTACAACAGCTACCACGTCACCGGATGTGCCGCGCGCGCCTTCGGCAGCTTTCACGGCGTCGATGAAATGAACCGGCGCGTCCACGTGGTGCTGCCCCCGTTTGACCTCGTGATTCCGCACGACGCCTGA
- the purH gene encoding bifunctional phosphoribosylaminoimidazolecarboxamide formyltransferase/IMP cyclohydrolase: MAKFALLSVSDKSGLAAFATKLVRQYGYTLLSTGGTARLLADAGLPVTEVSQHTGFPEIMEGRVKTLHPKIHGGLLCRRDKPAHLAEAKANAIDLIDLVVVNLYPFEQTVAQPHVEFEEAIENIDIGGPSMLRSAAKNHASVTVVCDPADYAPVLAALSGGDKALAELRSRLALKVFQRTASYDAAIARYLEGQAAGPDLEALSGFPATLAPSWKKAQALRYGENPHQKAALYGTFHDHYRQLQGKELSYNNILDITAATYLIGEFERPTVAILKHTNPCGVASAETLMEAWEKAYATDRQAPFGGIIIVNQTLDGALAQTIAEIFTEVIIAPRFSDEALAIFGRKKNLRLMIAQEGIGPDSLQEMRSVIGGVLVQDRDRTLGQVREFRVVTKRQPTAEEWSAMLFGWKVCKHVKSNAIVYCRGEQTLGVGAGQMARVDSSRIAVWKAGEAGLDLTGSVVVSEALFPFADGLIAAAAAGATAAIQPGGSVRDEEVIKAADERGMTMVFTGIRHFKH, encoded by the coding sequence ATGGCGAAATTCGCTCTCCTTTCCGTTAGCGACAAGAGTGGCCTGGCGGCTTTTGCGACGAAGCTGGTGCGGCAGTATGGCTACACGCTGCTTTCAACCGGCGGGACGGCGCGGCTGCTGGCCGATGCGGGCCTGCCCGTGACCGAGGTGAGTCAGCACACCGGGTTTCCCGAAATCATGGAAGGCCGGGTGAAGACATTGCACCCGAAAATCCACGGCGGCCTCCTCTGCCGGCGCGACAAACCAGCCCATCTCGCGGAAGCGAAGGCGAACGCGATCGACCTGATCGATCTGGTCGTGGTGAATCTTTATCCGTTCGAACAAACAGTCGCGCAACCGCACGTGGAATTTGAGGAAGCGATCGAAAATATCGATATCGGCGGGCCCTCCATGCTGCGCAGCGCCGCGAAGAATCACGCGAGCGTGACGGTGGTGTGCGATCCGGCCGACTACGCGCCCGTGCTCGCCGCCCTGTCCGGCGGCGACAAGGCGCTGGCGGAACTGCGGTCACGGCTGGCCTTGAAAGTTTTTCAACGCACGGCGAGCTACGATGCGGCCATTGCGCGCTACCTGGAAGGGCAGGCGGCCGGACCGGATCTGGAAGCGCTCAGCGGATTCCCCGCCACGCTCGCACCGTCGTGGAAGAAAGCGCAGGCGTTACGCTACGGCGAAAATCCGCATCAGAAGGCGGCGCTTTACGGCACGTTTCACGACCACTACCGGCAGCTCCAAGGCAAGGAGCTGAGTTACAATAATATTCTGGATATTACCGCCGCCACCTACCTGATCGGCGAGTTCGAACGGCCGACCGTGGCGATTTTGAAGCACACCAATCCGTGCGGTGTGGCGAGCGCCGAGACGCTGATGGAAGCGTGGGAAAAGGCCTACGCGACAGATCGCCAGGCGCCGTTTGGCGGGATCATTATCGTGAATCAGACGCTCGACGGCGCGCTGGCGCAGACGATCGCGGAAATTTTTACCGAAGTGATCATCGCCCCGCGTTTCAGTGACGAAGCGCTCGCGATTTTCGGACGAAAGAAGAATTTGCGATTGATGATCGCGCAGGAAGGCATCGGCCCGGATTCGTTGCAGGAAATGCGTTCGGTGATCGGCGGGGTTTTGGTCCAAGACCGCGATCGCACGCTCGGACAGGTGCGCGAGTTTCGGGTTGTGACCAAACGACAGCCCACCGCCGAAGAATGGTCGGCGATGCTCTTCGGCTGGAAGGTCTGCAAGCACGTCAAATCGAACGCCATCGTCTACTGCCGGGGCGAGCAAACGCTCGGCGTCGGCGCCGGGCAGATGGCGCGCGTCGACAGTTCGCGCATCGCCGTATGGAAAGCGGGCGAAGCCGGTCTTGATTTGACGGGCTCGGTCGTGGTGAGTGAGGCGTTGTTTCCCTTTGCCGATGGATTGATCGCCGCGGCCGCTGCGGGCGCCACGGCGGCGATTCAGCCCGGCGGCTCGGTGCGCGACGAAGAGGTGATCAAGGCGGCCGACGAGCGCGGGATGACGATGGTGTTCACCGGCATCCGCCATTTCAAACATTGA
- a CDS encoding M48 family metallopeptidase gives MKRFLPLLAAALFALAGCYTNPVTGRQSLVLVQPSQELALGAQSFQAIRQQEKVSTDAKMNERVKRVGERIAAAVGSEMPNAQWEFVVFDSPEVNAFALPGGKVGVYSGLLKLATTDDELAIVMGHEIGHVVARHGAERMSEQMVIDGLGALGDAYAQNHYSPQTVQLFETAYGGATTVGRVLPHSRANESEADHMGVVFAAQAGYDPRAAITFWKKMSELKTTKPGLLDKFLSTHPADAQRIADLQALMPQVVPIYEAKRKNT, from the coding sequence ATGAAACGATTCCTTCCCCTCCTCGCCGCGGCGCTATTCGCCCTTGCCGGCTGCTACACGAACCCAGTCACGGGCCGGCAGTCGCTGGTTTTAGTGCAGCCGAGCCAGGAGCTCGCGCTCGGCGCGCAGTCGTTCCAAGCGATCCGCCAGCAGGAAAAAGTTTCGACGGATGCGAAAATGAACGAGCGCGTGAAACGTGTTGGCGAACGCATCGCCGCGGCGGTCGGCAGCGAGATGCCCAATGCGCAATGGGAGTTTGTCGTTTTCGATTCTCCCGAGGTGAACGCGTTCGCCTTGCCGGGTGGAAAAGTGGGGGTTTACAGCGGGCTGCTCAAACTCGCGACCACCGACGACGAACTCGCCATCGTCATGGGGCATGAGATCGGGCATGTGGTGGCGCGACATGGCGCCGAGCGGATGTCGGAGCAGATGGTCATCGACGGGCTTGGCGCCTTGGGCGACGCCTACGCGCAGAATCATTACAGCCCGCAAACGGTGCAGCTCTTCGAGACCGCTTATGGCGGGGCGACCACCGTCGGGCGGGTGCTGCCGCATTCGCGCGCGAACGAGAGTGAAGCGGATCACATGGGAGTGGTGTTCGCGGCGCAGGCCGGCTACGATCCACGTGCGGCGATCACGTTTTGGAAGAAGATGAGCGAACTCAAGACGACCAAGCCGGGCCTGCTGGACAAATTTCTGTCGACGCATCCAGCCGACGCGCAGCGCATCGCCGATCTCCAGGCGCTGATGCCGCAAGTCGTGCCGATCTACGAAGCGAAGCGCAAAAACACCTGA
- a CDS encoding dipeptidase produces the protein MFDPIEKLKEFIRHQSISADSTAKAGMQGAQQFVADLLKSFGFAVESVTTALHPIIFAQRGGDPSWPHVVIYGHYDVQPADPLALWKTPAFEPTIIGNRIYGRGAADNKGPLMTNIAAVAQLLEQHPNLPLRITFLIEGEEEMGSPSFPKFLETYADKLREADFVFLSDTALPNEQQVVITAGLRGLALFDVHLTGAKGDLHSGLHGGVLRNPIQALAEILATLHTPEGRVNVPGFYDDVLDVEPWERDELKKLGADEKAYADFLGIDTFYTTPGFSPFESVRFQPTLEFNGIGGGYQGEGTKTVIPSKAFAKISCRLVPNQEPDKIKKLVMDAIRARTPKGIKLEFVDQHKGDPYVVVPPGRSNTPVDQSPVLAKAFRATDAAVTTVWGRPPLYLREGGSVPIIADIKHTTGLDSVMFGLFLPEDNLHAPNESFNLDVMRKGIETTRRILASVAGVTA, from the coding sequence ATGTTTGACCCCATTGAAAAGCTGAAGGAATTCATCCGCCACCAAAGCATTTCCGCCGATTCGACGGCCAAGGCGGGAATGCAGGGCGCGCAGCAGTTTGTCGCCGATCTGCTGAAATCATTCGGCTTCGCGGTCGAATCCGTGACGACGGCGCTGCACCCAATCATTTTCGCGCAACGAGGCGGCGACCCGTCGTGGCCCCACGTGGTGATTTACGGGCATTACGACGTGCAGCCGGCGGACCCGCTGGCGTTATGGAAAACCCCGGCGTTTGAGCCGACGATCATCGGCAATCGGATCTACGGCCGCGGCGCGGCTGACAACAAAGGACCGTTGATGACGAACATCGCGGCGGTCGCCCAGTTGCTGGAACAGCACCCCAATCTGCCTCTACGGATAACGTTTCTCATCGAAGGCGAAGAGGAGATGGGCAGTCCGAGCTTCCCGAAATTTCTCGAAACGTATGCGGACAAGCTGCGCGAAGCGGACTTTGTTTTTCTGTCGGACACCGCGTTGCCGAACGAGCAGCAGGTCGTGATCACCGCGGGGCTGCGCGGGCTTGCGCTCTTCGATGTGCATCTGACCGGCGCAAAAGGCGACCTGCACTCCGGATTGCACGGCGGCGTCTTGCGCAATCCGATCCAGGCTCTCGCGGAAATTCTCGCGACTTTGCACACGCCGGAAGGCCGCGTGAACGTGCCGGGGTTTTATGATGACGTGCTCGACGTGGAGCCGTGGGAGCGAGACGAGCTGAAAAAACTTGGCGCCGACGAAAAGGCTTACGCGGATTTTCTCGGCATCGACACCTTTTACACCACGCCCGGCTTCTCTCCGTTCGAATCGGTGCGCTTTCAACCAACACTCGAGTTTAACGGCATCGGTGGTGGCTACCAAGGAGAGGGGACGAAAACGGTGATTCCCAGCAAGGCGTTCGCCAAAATCAGCTGCCGGCTCGTCCCGAATCAGGAGCCGGATAAAATCAAGAAGCTCGTGATGGACGCGATTCGCGCCCGCACGCCGAAAGGGATCAAGCTGGAGTTCGTCGACCAGCATAAAGGGGACCCTTACGTAGTCGTGCCGCCTGGACGTTCGAATACGCCGGTCGACCAATCGCCGGTGCTCGCGAAAGCCTTCCGTGCAACCGACGCCGCGGTGACGACAGTGTGGGGGCGCCCGCCGCTTTATTTGCGCGAGGGAGGGAGTGTGCCGATCATCGCAGACATCAAGCACACGACGGGGCTCGATTCGGTGATGTTCGGGCTTTTTCTCCCGGAAGATAATCTCCATGCGCCGAACGAGAGCTTCAATCTCGACGTGATGCGCAAAGGCATTGAGACCACGCGAAGGATTCTAGCGTCGGTAGCCGGTGTGACGGCTTAG
- a CDS encoding OmpA family protein — MNIASKKLILVIAGLAVGLAGCAKKPKRPDPSSTVLGQSAGGSINPMDVATTSDVGSQLEAREPGFDLKGQLRGKLESVYFSLDKSAIAPAERPKLQAAADYLKDHPDQRLLLEGHCDWRGTAEYNLGLGDRRAAAARKYLVTLGVDEKRLETLSKGSEDAAKNADEGTMAKDRRVELVILQK; from the coding sequence ATGAATATCGCCTCGAAGAAACTGATTCTCGTGATCGCCGGCCTGGCAGTTGGGCTGGCTGGCTGCGCCAAGAAACCGAAGCGGCCTGATCCGAGTTCCACCGTTTTGGGGCAATCGGCCGGTGGCTCCATCAATCCCATGGATGTCGCCACCACCAGCGACGTCGGCTCGCAGTTGGAAGCCCGTGAACCTGGCTTCGATCTTAAAGGCCAGCTTCGCGGCAAACTGGAATCGGTTTATTTCTCCCTCGACAAATCTGCCATCGCCCCTGCCGAGCGCCCCAAGCTTCAAGCCGCCGCCGACTATTTGAAGGATCATCCCGATCAACGCCTGCTCCTCGAAGGTCACTGCGATTGGCGCGGCACGGCCGAATATAATCTTGGGCTCGGCGATCGCCGTGCCGCCGCCGCGCGGAAATACCTCGTGACCCTCGGCGTCGATGAAAAACGCTTGGAAACCCTGTCCAAAGGCAGTGAGGACGCCGCGAAGAATGCCGACGAAGGCACGATGGCAAAAGACCGCCGCGTCGAACTCGTCATCCTGCAAAAGTAA